A window of Torulaspora globosa chromosome 8, complete sequence contains these coding sequences:
- the ASE1 gene encoding Ase1p (ancestral locus Anc_5.658), whose protein sequence is MVSISATPSSIDMMKISSYSNGSPLTTTATSTNTLGPLIATPTANERMDLVCDSKDCMKLTPVNLKCLASPIRQSCFEVEEYNAHRSLVAGDVYKENFSLISRQLEKLLENLDVIFKTIGYSNSEIINKEKMVFNTLSNSINEFFEEAERDMKVLTEENESSQEILNRILEIIHDPSGLQSIPDLYVRNAILVPESKNVPGSPRKPLSLLSKQKLLTSAKTYVFEAYLPKLMRYLQGCIQLMTVFEAIKEPLPNLPMANVMYFVPSPDVSKRLRDALKRCHNDVDLISTFIKENKQELLFSGKFSDISSEMTQKIFQSAAIYEEEYKKRLNEIVSTKTALEDLFKVLHIDLKNDLDPQTIDILSYYSGIKSVERLDRYLPVHQQVRNHLQETIKKFQDIHRVRTESKEKLLNKCQNLWLKLKVPATYVESFLSQTAGLSLDSIKKVSQELEKLESMKKRIIKTLVNESWQKIEELWKILQYDEQEKSQFLLTFDTLRKSSSTLQDDEKLLEACEKEIQILEKKLAVYTPVLQLIKEFKQLQADKASLDESSKDSSRLLLRNSHKILLQEEKTRKRITRHFPRVIQELKEGLCKIQRLFGKPVFLGNEKLIDIVTQQEEEIISKYPRSRLNLGARKPSRVQIKHSPSKVEKPQPVVKKERCNDTLRDIVVTSLSAFHQTPLTKITKREPEAKFAAETPECASQSNSILQLSRFSSPPRTLRKLLPPRIITRQESSKIPEVKLKRSESSNLQSSPIFRPKALGTKRELVRPTRLFAVSPNKINQRSSQIPVLHKSVSAIAEMIGRISDKENIVDSTPRFQRKPSNEGVTLSSPYREPENSVYKISMSPDGKCQLNVKQGDIDSAYDETSIIDAENDKDFQTWKNEQLLKINEHSKDIL, encoded by the coding sequence ATGGTTTCTATCTCTGCAACTCCATCTTCAATAGATATGATGAAAATATCCAGTTACAGCAATGGATCGCCGTTgacaacaacagcaactTCCACAAATACTTTGGGACCTCTGATCGCGACGCCGACAGCTAATGAGCGGATGGATCTGGTATGCGATTCGAAGGATTGTATGAAGTTGACGCCAGTTAACTTGAAATGTCTGGCATCTCCGATACGGCAGTCGTGCTTTGAAGTAGAGGAGTACAATGCTCATCGAAGTCTTGTGGCAGGCGATGTTTACAAGGAAAACTTCTCGCTGATTTCTAGACAATTGGAGAAACTTTTGGAGAATCTAGATGTCATATTCAAGACCATAGGCTATTCCAACTCCGAGATAATAAATAAGGAGAAAATGGTCTTCAATACGCTATCGAACTCGATCAATGAATTTTTCGAGGAAGCTGAGAGAGATATGAAAGTCCTAACGGAAGAGAACGAATCCTCGCAAGAGATTCTTAATCGAATATTGGAAATAATTCATGATCCTAGCGGGCTACAATCGATACCAGACTTATATGTGAGGAACGCTATACTGGTACCTGAGAGCAAGAACGTTCCTGGATCTCCCAGAAAGCCGCTTTCACTTTTGAGTAAACAAAAATTGCTGACATCGGCCAAAACGTACGTATTCGAAGCGTATCTGCCCAAGCTTATGAGGTATTTGCAGGGTTGCATACAGCTGATGACGGTATTCGAAGCGATCAAGGAGCCTCTACCGAATTTACCAATGGCCAATGTCATGTATTTCGTTCCCAGCCCGGACGTCTCAAAACGACTTAGGGATGCACTAAAGCGATGTCACAACGATGTTGATCTCATCTCTACATTTATTAAAGAAAACAAGCAAGAGCTGCTCTTCAGCGGGAAGTTTAGCGATATCTCAAGCGAAATGACTCAGAAAATATTTCAATCTGCCGCGATCTACGAGGAGGAATAtaagaagagattgaatGAAATAGTGTCAACTAAAACCGCATTggaagatcttttcaaagtaCTGCATattgatctgaaaaatgatcTCGATCCACAAACAATAGATATTTTATCCTACTATTCGGGTATTAAATCTGTTGAACGTCTTGACCGATATCTGCCGGTGCATCAGCAAGTCAGGAATCATTTGCAAGAAACGATAAAAAAATTCCAGGATATCCATAGAGTACGAACCGAAAGCAAAgagaagctgttgaatAAATGCCAGAATCTTTGGCTAAAACTGAAAGTGCCTGCAACGTACGTGGAATCGTTCCTTTCCCAAACGGCTGGTCTGTCCCTTGATTCCATAAAAAAAGTCTCccaggagctggagaaacTGGAATCAATGAAGAAGCGTATAATCAAGACGCTTGTGAATGAATCATGGCAAAAAATAGAAGAACTGTGGAAAATTTTACAGTACGACGAGCAGGAAAAATCACAGTTTTTGCTTACTTTCGATACATTAAGGAAATCAAGCTCAACCCTCCAGgatgatgagaaactgCTTGAGGCTTGCGAGAAAGAGATTCAAATTCTCGAAAAAAAATTAGCCGTCTACACACCAGTATTACAGCTCATCAAGGAGTTTAAGCAGCTGCAGGCAGATAAGGCTTCCCTCGATGAGAGCTCTAAAGATTCCTCAAGGCTACTCTTGAGAAATTCGCACAAAATTCTCctacaagaagagaaaacgAGGAAAAGGATAACACGGCACTTCCCCAGAGTAATCCAGGAGTTAAAAGAGGGTCTTTGCAAAATTCAGAGGCTCTTTGGCAAACCAGTATTTCTAGGTAATGAGAAGCTGATTGATATTGTGACGcagcaggaagaagaaattaTCTCCAAATATCCCAGGAGTAGACTGAATCTTGGAGCTAGGAAGCCTAGTAGGGTCCAGATTAAACATAGCCCCAGCAAGGTTGAAAAGCCCCAACCGGTcgtgaagaaggaaagatGCAATGACACGCTACGGGATATTGTTGTCACGAGTTTAAGCGCCTTTCATCAGACCCCATTGACTAAGATCACCAAGAGGGAACCTGAAGCTAAATTTGCAGCAGAAACTCCAGAATGTGCGTCGCAGTCCAATAGCATACTACAGCTATCCAGGTTCTCAAGCCCTCCGCGAACCTTGAGAAAACTTTTACCACCAAGGATTATTACAAGACAGGAATCGTCAAAGATACCAGAAGTAAAGCTTAAACGGTCGGAAAGCTCGAACCTACAGTCCTCTCCAATATTTAGACCGAAAGCTCTTGGAACTAAAAGAGAGCTAGTGCGTCCCACAAGGCTTTTTGCCGTATCGCCGaacaagatcaatcaaCGGAGCAGTCAAATCCCAGTACTGCACAAATCTGTGTCTGCCATAGCCGAAATGATAGGCAGGATCAGCGACAA